The Novosphingobium aromaticivorans DSM 12444 genome segment CGACCGCTTCTTCCTTGGCGAGCCGCAGATCCGCGGCTTCGACATCCGCGGCGTCGGGCCGCGCGTGCTCCGCAAGTATCTCGTCGATACCAACGGTGACGGGACGGTGGACACGCCTTCGACCGACCGCAACCAGTGGGTCGATGACGCGCTGGGCGGCAAGTACTACTACCTGAGCCGTGCAGAACTGGAGATTCCGCTGGGTTCCGGCGCGCGCGAACTTGGCCTGCGTCCATCGATCTACCTCGACGCCGGTGCAGTCTGGGGCGTCAATCGTCCGCAGACCCAGAACGTGAACTCGGCGGTTACGCTCTACCGTCAGACCTACCAGGGGACGACGACGATCGTCACCAGCCCAACGGCACCCGACAACACGGCCAACACCGTCTACACGGCCATTCCGGCCTATGTGGAGGAATACGTGGGTGACACGCCATCGCCGCGTGTTTCCGTCGGTATCGGCGTCAACTGGAACTCGCCATTCGGCCCGTTCCGTCTCGACTTCGCCAAGGTCCTCAAGAAGGCCAACGGCGACGACCCCAAGACTTTCACCTTCAACGTGGGAACCCAGTTCTGATGAAGACCCGTATCGCTTCCGCGCTTCTCGCGGGTATTGCCGTTGCTGTCGCCACCCCGGCTCTTGCCGCCAAGGATGCACCCGCAGGTCCGGCCGTTGCCGCCGGTATCGCCATTGCCAACCCGCCGGCCGTCGTCGCTGCTTCGGCCGCCTACCAGACCGCGCAGCAGCAGCGCCCGGTTACCTACAAGCCACAGATCGACCAAGCCAATGCACGCAAGGCCCAGATCGAAGCGCAGCTCAAGCCGCTGATCGACAAGCTGCAGGCTGATTCGAAGGCTGCCAACCCGAACCGTGCCGCCCTGCAGGCGCAGTACGAGCAGATCCAGCAGATCGAACAGGCCGGTCAGGCCGAGATCCAGAAGATCCTCGAGCCGCTGAACCTCTCGCAGCAGTACGTGCTCGAGCAGATCGGCGACAAGCTCGACGCTGCGACCCAGGCCGCGATGGACAAGAAGAAGGTAACGCTGGTGCTCGACTCGCAGTCGGTCATCAAGGCGGGCCAGGCCTACAACCTCAACCAGGACATCCTGACCGAGCTGAACGCGTTGATCCCGTCGGCGCAGCTCGTGCCGCCTGCCGGCTGGATGCCGCGTGCGCAGCGTGAGCAACAGGCTCAGGCCGCTCAGCAGCAGCAGCCCGCCGGCGCCCAGCCCGCCAAGAAGCAGCCGGAAGGCCGCTAAGGCAATCGCGGGGGCAGGGGAAATGAGCGAAGAACAGGGCGCCGCGACCGACGGCGTGATCCTCGACTACGACGTGCGCAAGGTAATGGCGGCGCTTCCGCACCGCTATCCCCTGCTGCTGGTCGATCGCGTGGCGTCGCTGACGCTGAACGAGCGCATCCATGCGGTGAAGGCCGTGTCGATGAACGAGCAGTTCTTCCAGGGCCATTTCCCCGGCCGTCCGATCATGCCGGGCGTTCTCCAGATCGAGGCGCTGGCGCAGGCCGCCGGCGTTCTCGCCGTGGAATCGCTTGGCCTCGCCGGTTCGGGCAAGCTCGTCTACTTCATGGCGATCGAGGACGCGAAGTTCCGCAATCCCGTGGAACCGGGCGTGCTGCTCGACCTGCACGTCGAGTTCACCCAGAAGCGCTCGCGCGTCTGCAAGTTTTCCGGCAAGGCGATGATCGGCGACAAGGTGACCTGCGAGGTCAACTTTACCGCGATGATCGCGGATAGCTGAGGACCGCACGCGCTGGACATCCGCGCGGCTTTCCGCTAGGCGCGCGCCCTTACAGATTCTAGCGGCCGGTCGGAACCGGCTGCGCACCGGAGCAAGACCCATGAAGACTGGCATTCACCCCGACTACCACATGATCAAGGTGCAGATGACCGACGGCACCGTTTTCGAGACGCGCTCCACCTGGGGCAAGGAAGGCGAAACGCTCGCTCTCGAAATCGACCCGACTTCGCACCCGGCATGGACCGGCGGTACGCGCCAGCTTGACCAGGGTGGCCGTGTTGCCCAGTTCAACAAGCGCTTCGGCGGCCTTTCGCTCAAGCGCTGAGCGCGGGCGAAAGCACCGAATGCAGGGAAGGGCGGCTCGGGCCGCCCTTTTCTTTTTGGGCAAGCGGGGCCAGCGATCGGCCGCCAGTGGCAACACAGCCCATTGCTATCAGCGATAGCTGTCCTAAAGAACACACATGACCTTGACCAACACTCTCGAAGGCCGGCTCGGGTATCAATTGCGCCGGGCTTCCGCCGTGATGATGGCCGACCTCGCGCGGGAGCTGGCCGACCTTGACCTGCGCCCGGCCGAAGTGACCACGTTGCTCGTCATTTCCGAAAACCCCGAATGTTCGCAGACCGAGGTGGGGCAGGTGCTGGCGATCAAGCGGGCAAACATGGTGCCGATCATTTCGCGCCTGATGGATCGCGGGCTGGTCGAGCGTCGGCGGCTCGACGGGCGCAGCCATGCCTTGACCCTGACCGATCAGGGGCGCGGAATTGCGCGCGATGCGACGGCGCGCATCGAAGCGCACGAGGCGCGTTTCACCGAGCTGCTCGGCAAGGGCGACGTCGACACGCTGTTCCGCTGTCTGCCGACGATCCGCGCCGTGCGCGATGCCGAGGTCGACGCCTGAAGGTACGCCGTCAGCCCCAGGGCTTTTCGCGGTACCACTTGGTGATGACGTACTTCAGGCCTTTGCGCACCTTCATCGCGTGATGGAGCGTGCATGGGTTGACCGTTCCGTCAGGGCGGCGATTGTTCCAGCACACCAGCTTGCCGCGTTCGGGCTGGATCGTCTTGTCGATTACCTTGAACCGCGTGGCTCCGCCGGCTTCCACGTCGTTCAGGTAGACCATGAAGGTCCACGTGCGCTGGCCGGCAACGCTGCAGAAGCGCTGGAAGTCCGCACCGTGCGGGTCGAAATAGTCGGTGTGGGCCTTGAACTCCTGCCCTGATTCATAGCGCTGCCCCTGGATCGGTTCGCCGAACGGGCGCCCGATTCCCGACAGCGCGCAGAGCTTCTCGTCGAGAGCGACGATTTCCGGGTCATCCATCGGCAGGTCGCAGGTCTCGCTGGTGCGGAAGTAGTGGTCGCCATTGGCATCGGCAATGGTCGAGGGCCTGCGATCCCGTTCTATGCGGGCGATCAGCCCGTTGCATTCGGCCTGCGAGAGGAAATCGCGCACCACGAACATCTCCAGCCGGGGCGAGGGAACCCTCATCATTCCGGGTGCCGCCAGAAGCCGTCCGGCGCAGGATTCGCTGCTCGATTGCGTCATGGCCTTCCTCCTGCCACACCGGACCCGGCGACCGCAACTTGAAGCCCCGACGGGATTGGTCGTAAAACCGTCACGTTTCTGCCGCATGCGAGTGACCGTGCCCACCTGCGAGACCCCAACCCGACCGGCTGCAAACGGCTTCTCGCTGGTCGAGATGCTGGTGGTCCTTCTTGTCATGGGGCTGCTCGCGACAGTCGCGGTGCTGACCATGCCCGGAGACGAACGCAAGCTGCGCAACGAGGCGGAACGCTTTGCCGCGCGCACGCTGGCTGCGCGGGACGAGGCGATCGTCGGCGCGCGTCCGGTTGCGCTCGTGGTCAGCGAGCGCGGTTACTATTTCGAGCGGCGAATGGAGGGCCAGTGGCAACCACTGCCCGGTCGCGGTTTCGACCTGACAGGCTGGGACGAGGGCACCCGCGCCGATGCGGTTCGTCAGCGGCTGGTGTTCGATTCGCTGGGCCTGGCCAGCAGCGAGGCAGCGGTGCGGCTGGACCGGGGCGGGCAAGTGCTCGTCGTACATGTCCGCCGTGATGGCAAGGTGACTGTCGATGCCGGCTGACAACAGGCCCCCGATCCGCGCTCCGATCCGCGCCCCGATCCGGGCCCCGATCCGCGCCCACGCCAACGGCTTCACCCTGCTCGAGCTTCTGGTCGCGCTCGCGGTCTTTGCCATCGCAGCCCTGGCGCTGCTCCAGATGGAGGGCGCCAGCATTGCGCGAACCGCGGACCTCGACCAGCGCCTGCTGCGCGAGATCGTCGCACAGAACATGGCGGCCGAGATCCTGAGCGATCCCGCCCCGCCGCCGGTCGGCTCGGCCAGCGGGACCATCGAGAATGCCGGCCGCCGCTTCCAGTGGACGCGCACCGTTGCGCGACGGGCTGACTTCGGCGTTCTGGGGATCACCCTTTCCGTCCGCGAGACGACGCCGGGTGCGCAGAGCCAGGCCTTTTCGCTCGATTTCACCCGGCTCCCCGCGGCATGAGCGAAACGCCCGTCCGCAACGGCTTTACGCTTGTCGAGATGCTGATCGCGCTGGCGCTTTTCGCGGTCATCGCGGTTGGCGCGCTCGGACTGCTGCGCTTTTCGGTCGATGCGGAGCTGGCAAGCCGCGCCCGGACCGAAACCATCGCGGCGCAGCGCCGGTTCCTCTCGGTGTGGACGGCGGACCTGGCGCAGGCCGTTCCACGCCCATCGCGCGACCAGTCCGGCGCCCCCCATCCCGCATTCGAGGCAGGGACGGACGGCGTGGTCATCCGCCTGACCCGCAGCGGCTGGGACAATCTTGACGGCGCCCCGCGTCCCGGCCTGCAGAAAGTCGAGTACCGCCTGACTGCCAAGGCACTCGTGCGCTCCGGCTACCCCTTTCCCGATGGCGCATCGCCCGAACCTCCGGCCGAAGTCCTGCCGATCACCGGGCCCCCGACGGTGCGGTTCCGCACGAAGGACGGCAATTGGCGCGACCGGTGGGAACCCCAGCTCCAGACCGAGCTTCCGGTGGCGGTCGAACTGCTCCTGCCCCAGGCCGGGGTGCCGCCGCTGCGCATCGTGTCTCTGGTCGGGGTGAACTACCAGTGAGCGCAGGGGACCCGAAGGAGCGCGGTGCGGCACTGCTGTCCGTGTTGCTGCTGGTTGCGGTCATGGCGGTGATCGCGGCGGTTATGCTCGACCGGCTCAACCTTGCTGCGCGGCTTGCGGGCAACGGTCAGGCGATGACTCAGGCGCGGCTTTACGCGACAAGCGCCGAAACGCTCGCGATGGCGCAGATCAAGGGGATGGTCGACAGCTCGCAGGAGCGGACGGTGGACCGGCAAGGGCTGCTTGGCCGCGACTTCCCGCTGCCTCTGCCGCGCGGTACGGCGATGGCGCGGGTGGAGGACGCGGGTAACTGCTTCAACCTGAACTCGCTGGTCGAGGCCGATGCGCAAGGCGTTCTTGAGCTGCGGCTCGTCGGCCTCAACCAGATGCGCGCGCTCATGACCGGCCTCGCCATTCCCGAAGCGGAAAGTGCGATCATCAGCGATTCGATCGCCGACTGGATCGACACCGACAACCGGCCCGCCCCCAACGGTGCGGAGGACGAGACCTACCAGGGTACGGCAACGCCCTATCGCACGGCCGGGCGGCTGATTGGCGACGTCAGCGAGATCCGCGCTGTGCGGGGAATGACGCCGCAATTCTACGAACGCCTGCGCCCCTGGCTCTGCGCGCTCCCGGCGGCGGAGCTTTCACCGATCGACGTGAACACCCTTCGGCCCGATCAGGCGCCGCTTCTAGCCATGCTCGCGCCCAAGGCCATCCCGGTCGATCGCGCCCGCGCCATGCTGTCCGGGCGGCCCGCGCTTGGCTGGGCAAGCGGTGACGAAGCCTTGCGCGGTTTCGGCGGAGAGGGAGCCGGGGGCGTACCGCTCAACCAGTTGCAGGTGCGCAGCCGCTGGTTCCTGTTGACGCTGATGGTCACGGTCGATTCGGCGGTGGTCGAGGAGCAGGCGTTGATCGACGTCGGCGACAACCCTCCAAAAGTCGCCTTCCGTACCTGGGGCGACCGTTTCAGCCGTTAGTGCGCGTCCAAATCGCGCCGATCTTGCTCCTCGCGCAAAATTCCGCTTCCCTTTGCCGCGCCTTTCTGCAAAGGGGCCAGCCCGCGCAGCAGAGACTTGCTCGCGATATGTGGCGACCGTAGCTCAGTTGGTTAGAGCGCCGGTTTGTGGTACCGGAGGTCGTGGGTTCGAACCCCATCGGTCGCCCCATTTTCTCCTCCAGATCAAAGCGCTTGGGCCGTTCATTCGGCCACGCCTTTTCGGGCGTCGGCAAGCCATTGCCCTTGCTCCGCAAGGCTGCAGGTGGCAGAGCGCACCTGACCGGCGGCGGGGGTCGCCGGGAGGAAGGATTCGACTGTCCCGCGGCCATGCACGGTTTCGCAAATCCCGCCCGCTTCCTGCGCCTCGCGCGCTGGCTCATGCCGCTTCTGCTGGTCACCGGGCTGCTGCTGTCGCTCGGCGCAGTACTCTATGGCGTGCTCGTCGTGCCGCCTGACCGGCTGATGGGCGAGACTGTGCGCATCCTGTTCATTCATGTGCCCGCCGCATGGCTCGGCATGGCTGGCTGGTCGACCATTGCGATCGCCAGTCTCGTCGAACTGGTCTGGCGCCACCCGCTGGCCGCCATTGCCGGGCGCGCCGCCGCCGTTCCCGGCGCAACCTTCACCGCTATCTGCCTTGCTACCGGCTCGATCTGGGCCCGGCCCACGTGGGGAACCTGGTGGGTCTGGGATGGCCGCCTGACGAGCTTTCTCGTCCTCCTGTTCCTCTATTTCGGCTATATCGCGCTTTCCGGCGCGGCACAGCGCGACATGGCATCGGGCGGGGGTGGCAGCCGCATCACCGCGATCTTCGGTCTGGTCGGAGCGATCAACATCCCGATCATCAACCGCTCGGTCGTCTGGTGGAACAGTCTGCACCAGCCGCCCTCGATCACCATGGGCAAGTCTTCGATCGACCCGACGTTTCTCTGGCCGCTGCTGATCGCAGCGCTGGGTTTCAGCCTGGTGTTCGGCGGCGTCGTACTTGCGCGGATGCGCACTCTCCTGGCCGATATCCAGGCCGAGGCGCGTCTGCGCCGCAAAGCCATGGCGTAAAAAGCAGATGCGCGAAGGTCTTCAACAGTGGGATTACGTGGTGGCCGCGCTGGCGATCGGTCTGGTCGGCACGCTGTTGCTGGTCGGCTGGACGCTCGCGGCGATGGTCCGCGCGGAACGGCGGCGCGACAAGGTCAGAGGCAAATGAACGCGACAAAGGCCCCGGGCGGCATAAAGCCCAAGCACCAGCGGCTTGTCCTGCTCGTCATCGCGCTTGTGGCGCTGATTGGCGCGGGGCTTCTGGCCGCCTATGCCTTGTCCAACCAGGCGAGCTACTTCTACGTGCCCAACGACTTGGTGAAGAACCCGCCCGAGCAGGGCCGCGCGATCCGCTTGGGCGGCATGGTCCAGAAGGGCTCGCTCAAGACCCGGGCGGACGGCATCACCATCGATTTCGTCGTGGGCGACGGCAAGGCGCGCGTACCCGTGCGCTATACCGGCATTACCCCTGACCTGTTCGTCGAAGGCTCCGGGGTGGTCGCGGAAGGGCGCATGGAGGGGCAGACTTTCGTCGCCGACAATCTCCTCGCCAAGCATGACGAAAACTATGTCCCCCGCCAGATGGGCGACATGACGAAAGCCCAGGCCGAGGCCGTGGTGGCGGAGACGAAATGATCGCTGAACTCGGTCTTGCCGTCCTGTGGATGGCGGCGGCGCTTGCCGCCTTGCAGCTTTTCGCCGGCGTTTCGGCCCTGCGCCCAGGCGGCGGGGCGGCGGGCAAGTCGCTCGCCGGCATGGTTCGCCCGCTAGCTGTCATGCAGGGTGCGCTCGTCGCGATCTCGTTCCTGGCGCTGATCGACTTGTTCCTGGAAACGGACCTGTCGGTGAAGCTCGTGGCGGAAAACAGCCACTCGATGAAGCCGTTCATCTTCAAGCTGGCGGGTACGTGGGGCAACCACGAAGGCTCGATGCTGCTGTGGGTGACGATCATGGCGGTATCGGGCGGTTTCGTCGCGCTCATCGAGAAGCGCCTGCGCGAAGACACGCTGATCGCCACGCTGGCGGGGCAGGCCTTCGTCAGCCTCGGCTTCTATGCCTTCCTGCTGTTCTCCTCGAACCCGTTCGAGCGACTGGCGGAACCAGCGCCTGATGGTGCCGGCCTCAACCCGCTGCTGCAGGACATCGGCCTCGCATTTCATCCGCCCACGCTCTACGTCGGTTATGTCGGGCTTTCGGTGGCGTTCAGCTTTGCCATCGGCGCGCTGATCACGCGTGACGTCGGCCCCGCTTTCGCCCGCGCGATGCGCCCCTGGGTGCTGGGCGCGTGGATTTTCCTCACCATCGGCATCACGGCCGGTTCCTACTGGGCCTACTACACGCTCGGCTGGGGTGGCTGGTGGTTCTGGGACCCTGTCGAGAACGCCTCGCTCATGCCCTGGCTGGCCGCGACGGCATTGCTTCACTCGGCCTCCGTCCTTGCCAGTCGCAACGCCTTGCGCGCGTGGACGGTGATGCTTGGCGTGATCGCCTTTTCGATGTCGATGGTCGGCACCTTCCTGGTGCGCTCGGGCATCCTGACGTCGGTCCATGCTTTCGCCGTCGATCCGGAACGCGGCTCGTTCATCCTTGCGCTTCTGGCCATCTACATCGGCGGTGCATTGGCACTCTTCGGCCTGCGCGCGTCGACCGTGACCGAGGGTGAACGTTTCAGCCTGTTCAGCCGTGAGGCGAGCCTCGTGTTCAACAACGTGATGCTCTGCGGCACGCTCGGCATCGTGCTGATCGGCACGCTCTACCCACTGCTGACCGAAGCGTTCGGTGCCAAGGTTTCGGTGGGACCTCCCTATTTCAATCCGGTATCCGCGATCTTCGTGATTCCGATGATGCTCGTCATGGGCGTCGGGCCGCTGCTTCGCTGGCGCAAGGACAAGCCAGGCCGCGTGACCGGCAGTGTCGCGGTGCCTGCGCTGCTCACCGCGCTCGTCCTGCTCGCCGTCGTGGTCCTGGCCCCCGGCATTCGCATCCTGCCCGCGCTCGGCCTTGCGGTTGGCGCCGGGTTGGCGCTGGCGAGCTGGTTCCCGCTCAGGGGCCGCAACCTGCGCCGCACGCCGCTCAGCGTCTGGGGCATGGTCTTCGGCCACTTCGGCATTGCCGTCGCCTTGCTCGGCGCTGCCAGCGAAAGCGCATTCTCGACCGAACGGCTGGCCGCGATGAATGTGGGCGATACGCAAAGCGTCGGTCCGATCTCGCTCAAGCTCGAGAAGATCGAACCTGTCGCCGGCCCCAACTGGACCGCGCTCGAGGCAACGGTCAGCGCATCGTACAAGGGCGGGGCGCCGGTCACGCTGCATCCGCAGGCGCGCACCTTCTCCTCGCCGCCTGGCGAGCGTACCGAATCCGCACTCCATACGCGCTGGAACGGCCAGCTCTATGCCGTGCTCGGCAACGAGGGCGAGGATGGCCGCTGGCAGATGCGCTTCTGGTGGAAGCCGTTCGTGCCGCTGCTCTGGCTCGGCGGGCTGCTGATTGCGTTTGGCGGCGTTCTGGCGCTTCTGGGCCGGGTGGCGCATGATGTTCGCCGCCTGCGCGCAGGCGGCAAGATTGCATATCGCCGGGCCCGGATGGAGCAGGTGAAGTGACGGAACCCAAGGGCAAGCGCCCCGGCCTCGCGATCTGGCTTCCGCTCGCGCTGTTCGGTGCGTTCTTCGCGCTGGTGATCTGGGGGCTCGTGCGCCCGGCCGACCGCGAAGTGGCCAGCGCCTTCATCGGCAAGCCGCTGCCGCAGTTCTCGCTCCAGCCCGCGACCGACGATCGCCCGGGCCTGTCGACGGCGGACTTCCGCGACGGCAAGCCCCGTCTGCTCAACGTCTTTGCAAGCTGGTGCGTCCCCTGCGCGATCGAATCTCCGCAGCTCGATGCACTCGCCAGGCAGGGCGTGGAGATCAACGGCGTCGCCATTCGCGACCGCAAGGACGACGTCGCCCGCTTCCTCGCCACCAACGGTAATCCCTTCGCCAAGATCGGCAAGGACGACCTCTCGGAAGTGCAGCTCGGCATCGGGTCCTCCGGCGTTCCAGAGACCTTCGTTATCGATGGCAAGGGCGTGATCCGCTACCAGCACATCGGCGAAATCCGGCCCGAGGACATGGGTCTGATCCTCGGCAAGCTGAAGGAGGCCGCGCAATGAGCGTTTCGCGTTCGCTAGGGCTTCTGGCCGCCGCCCTGCTGCTGAGCCTCACCGCTCCGCTTGCCGCGCAGGACACTATGCCGCCCGCGCCTTACGCCTACCGCCAGCTTGACGATCCGGCGCAGGAGGCCAAGGCCCAGGCCCTGATGGAAACGCTGCGCTGCCTCAAGTGCCAGAGCCAGTCCATCGCCGATTCCGACGCGCCCATGGCCGGCGACATGCGTCACCAGGTTCGCACCCGCATCGCCGCCGGAGAACAGCCAGAAGCGATCCGCGCATGGCTGGTCGAACGTTATGGCGATTACGTGAGCTATGCCCCCCAGAACAAGCCGATCATGTGGCCGCTCTTCGCCGCGCCGCTGGTGATCCTGTTGCTGGCCGCCGTGCTGCTGCGCGGACGGTTCCGGCGCGGCGGCAAGCAGGAGAACGGCGAATGACCTGGGTGCTCGTCGTTCTGCTCGCCGGGGCCGTGTTCCTCGCGCTGGCCTTCGTCCTGAAGATGCCGCGCGCTGGGTGGGAGCTTTCGGGCGCCGCGCTGCTCGTCGGGATCGCCGGCTATGCGTTGCAAGGCAGCCCCGATCTTCCCGGCGCTCCCAAGGCCCCGGTCGAGAACAAGCGCGCCGCCGACGAGGCTCTGATCAAGCAGCGCCAGCAGATGGGCGACAGCTTCGCCAAGGGCCAGAGCTGGCTGATCCTTGCCGACGGCCTCGCTCGCCAGGGCCAGTACGGCGCTGCTGCCGAAGTCCTGCGCAAGGGCGCCGAGCAGTTTCCGCAAGATGCCGACATCTGGGTGTCGCTGGGCAACGCACTGGTCGGTCACAGCGACGGCCTGATCACGCCCGCCGCGCAATATGCCTTCCAGAAGGCGGCCCGCATCGCGCCGGATCATCCCGGTCCGCCTTTCTTCATGGGCCTTGCGCTCGCCCAGTCCGGTCGCCTGCCGGAAGCGCGCGCGATCTGGGCAGAACTTCTGCGCCGTTCTCCCGCCGACGCTCCGTATCGGGCCGATCTTTCGGAGCGAATCCAGCGGATCGATTCGATGCTGGCCATGGCGGCGGGTGGCGGCACGGCCGGCGCGCCGGTCCCGGCCCCCGCGCCGATGGCTGATTCGTCTTCTCAAGTGTCTGAGTAGGAGCGATAAAATGCGGGTCCGGAACGCTCTTTCGACCGGCCCGTTGAGCCAATGTCCCCACCCGTTTCCTCCCATTGCAGGGCCATTGGGGCAGTGCTAAAGCGCCGCGCCGTTTCCTCCGTCCCGGTGGAGACGCGCAAGGCTTTGAGGCCGGGGGCACCGTTGCCATGAGTGATGCCGTTACCGACGCGGATGGATCTTCAGCGCAGTCTCATGCGCAGTCCGCCGGACATCATGCCGTGCAGGGCCACGGCGGTCATTCGCAAGGCCCCCTGCTCAAGCTGGCGGTAGGCGCGATCGGCGTAGTCTTCGGCGACATCGGCACCAGCCCGCTCTACGCGCTGCGCGATACGTTCGCCGGCCACCACAAGCTCCCGCTCGACCTGCTGCACATCTACGGCATCATCAGCCTGATGTTCTGGTCGATGATGATCATCGTGACGTTCAAGTACGTCTCGGTCATCATGCGCGCCGACAACAAGGGCGAGGGCGGCAGCCTTGCGCTCCTCGCGCTGATAAACCAGCACACCGACGGCAAGCGCTGGGGCAGGGGCATCATCCTGCTCGGCGTCTTTGCGACGGCCCTGTTCTACGGCGATTCGATGATCACCCCGGCGGTCTCGGTCATGGGCGCGATCGAAGGTGTGGCCGTCTACCGGCCCGACATGCATCCGCTGATCGTGCCGCTGGTCGTCGGCATCCTCATCGGCCTGTTCTTCATCCAGAGCCGCGGGACCGAAAAGGTCGCCGCCTTCTTCGGCCCGATCATGCTGGTCTACTTCGGCACGATCGCCGTGCTCGGTGCGCTGAGCATTGCGGAATATCCGCCGGTCATCGCCGCGTTGAGCCCGCACCACGCCGTGACGATGTTCATCGCCGATCCGTGGCGCGGTTTCCTGGCAATGGGCGCGGCGGTCCTGGCCGTGACCGGTGCCGAGGCGCTCTATGCCGACATGGGCCATTTCGGTCGCAGCCCGATCCGCATGTCGTGGCTGGTCTTCGTGCTGCCCGCGCTGGTGCTGAATTACCTCGGTCAGGCTTCGCTGCTGATCCGCAATCCGGCAGCGCTCGAAAGCCCGTTCTATTATCTCGCGCCCGAGTGGTTCCAGTGGCCGCTGCTGTTTATTGCCTCGTGCGCGGCGGTCATTGCCTCGCAGGCGGTGATCTCCGGCGCGTTTTCGGTAACGCAGCAGGCGATCCAGCTCGGCTTCATCCCGCGCATGACGATCAAGCACACGTCTACCGCTGCGGGACAGATCTTCATTCCTGTGATCAACTGGGCGCTGATGATCGCCGTGATCCTGCTGGTCCTGGTCTTCCAGCGCTCGTCCAACCTGACCGCCGCCTATGGTATCGCGGTGACCGGCGCGATGCTGATCGACAATTTCCTGCTCGCCGTGGTGCTGTTCAAGCTGTGGCAGTGGAAGGCCCCGGCGGCCATCGCCATGCTCGCGGTGTTCTTCGCCATCGATGCGGCCTATCTCGGCGCCAACATGACCAAGATCCCCGACGGTGGTTGGGTGCCGCTGGTCATGGGCATCGCGATCTTCACACTGCTCACCACCTGGTCGCGCGGGCGCGCCCTGATGCGCGAGAACATGGCCGAGGGCACCATTCCGCTCGACGTCTTTACCAAGTCAGCCCATTCCAGCGCCGCGCGCGTTTCGGGCACGGCGATCTTCATGGCCTCGACCGCGGCGGGCGTGCCCTCGGCGCTGCTGCACAACATCAAGCACAACAAGGTGCTCCACGAACGCGTGGTCATCCTGACCGTGTCGATCGAGGACGTGCCCTACGTCGACGAGGGCGAGCGGTATTCGGTCAAGGACTTCGGCAACGGCTTCTACCGCCTGACGCTGCGTTTTGGCTTCCTTGAGGAAACGGACGTGCCCGGTGCGCTCAAGGGCGTCAGCATGTGCGGCGAACCGTTCAACATGATGAAGACCAGCTTCTTCCTCTCGCGCCAGACGCTGATCCCGTCGGACAAGCCGGGCATGGCCCTGTGGCGCGAAAAGCTGTTCGCCTGGATGCTCCGCAATGCGGCAAGCGCGATGGAGTTCTTCCGGCTGCCCACGAACCGCGTGGTCGAGCTGGGCAGCCAGCTCAAGATTTGACCGCCCGGGGATAGCGGCATCGGTTCGTCGCATCTGTGCCTCTGCCGGACTTGGCAATCACGGCGCATTTGTTACCGTCGCCACCATGGGGGTTCAGCGCTTGATATCGTCGGATGAAGCGCTCCTGCGTGAGATTCTCGATGCCCAACTGGAAATGGTCTGCCGTTTCCGGGGCGATGGCACGATCCTGT includes the following:
- the ccmE gene encoding cytochrome c maturation protein CcmE, yielding MNATKAPGGIKPKHQRLVLLVIALVALIGAGLLAAYALSNQASYFYVPNDLVKNPPEQGRAIRLGGMVQKGSLKTRADGITIDFVVGDGKARVPVRYTGITPDLFVEGSGVVAEGRMEGQTFVADNLLAKHDENYVPRQMGDMTKAQAEAVVAETK
- a CDS encoding heme lyase CcmF/NrfE family subunit, with protein sequence MIAELGLAVLWMAAALAALQLFAGVSALRPGGGAAGKSLAGMVRPLAVMQGALVAISFLALIDLFLETDLSVKLVAENSHSMKPFIFKLAGTWGNHEGSMLLWVTIMAVSGGFVALIEKRLREDTLIATLAGQAFVSLGFYAFLLFSSNPFERLAEPAPDGAGLNPLLQDIGLAFHPPTLYVGYVGLSVAFSFAIGALITRDVGPAFARAMRPWVLGAWIFLTIGITAGSYWAYYTLGWGGWWFWDPVENASLMPWLAATALLHSASVLASRNALRAWTVMLGVIAFSMSMVGTFLVRSGILTSVHAFAVDPERGSFILALLAIYIGGALALFGLRASTVTEGERFSLFSREASLVFNNVMLCGTLGIVLIGTLYPLLTEAFGAKVSVGPPYFNPVSAIFVIPMMLVMGVGPLLRWRKDKPGRVTGSVAVPALLTALVLLAVVVLAPGIRILPALGLAVGAGLALASWFPLRGRNLRRTPLSVWGMVFGHFGIAVALLGAASESAFSTERLAAMNVGDTQSVGPISLKLEKIEPVAGPNWTALEATVSASYKGGAPVTLHPQARTFSSPPGERTESALHTRWNGQLYAVLGNEGEDGRWQMRFWWKPFVPLLWLGGLLIAFGGVLALLGRVAHDVRRLRAGGKIAYRRARMEQVK
- a CDS encoding DsbE family thiol:disulfide interchange protein — protein: MTEPKGKRPGLAIWLPLALFGAFFALVIWGLVRPADREVASAFIGKPLPQFSLQPATDDRPGLSTADFRDGKPRLLNVFASWCVPCAIESPQLDALARQGVEINGVAIRDRKDDVARFLATNGNPFAKIGKDDLSEVQLGIGSSGVPETFVIDGKGVIRYQHIGEIRPEDMGLILGKLKEAAQ
- a CDS encoding cytochrome c-type biogenesis protein produces the protein MSVSRSLGLLAAALLLSLTAPLAAQDTMPPAPYAYRQLDDPAQEAKAQALMETLRCLKCQSQSIADSDAPMAGDMRHQVRTRIAAGEQPEAIRAWLVERYGDYVSYAPQNKPIMWPLFAAPLVILLLAAVLLRGRFRRGGKQENGE
- a CDS encoding tetratricopeptide repeat protein, whose protein sequence is MTWVLVVLLAGAVFLALAFVLKMPRAGWELSGAALLVGIAGYALQGSPDLPGAPKAPVENKRAADEALIKQRQQMGDSFAKGQSWLILADGLARQGQYGAAAEVLRKGAEQFPQDADIWVSLGNALVGHSDGLITPAAQYAFQKAARIAPDHPGPPFFMGLALAQSGRLPEARAIWAELLRRSPADAPYRADLSERIQRIDSMLAMAAGGGTAGAPVPAPAPMADSSSQVSE
- a CDS encoding potassium transporter Kup is translated as MSDAVTDADGSSAQSHAQSAGHHAVQGHGGHSQGPLLKLAVGAIGVVFGDIGTSPLYALRDTFAGHHKLPLDLLHIYGIISLMFWSMMIIVTFKYVSVIMRADNKGEGGSLALLALINQHTDGKRWGRGIILLGVFATALFYGDSMITPAVSVMGAIEGVAVYRPDMHPLIVPLVVGILIGLFFIQSRGTEKVAAFFGPIMLVYFGTIAVLGALSIAEYPPVIAALSPHHAVTMFIADPWRGFLAMGAAVLAVTGAEALYADMGHFGRSPIRMSWLVFVLPALVLNYLGQASLLIRNPAALESPFYYLAPEWFQWPLLFIASCAAVIASQAVISGAFSVTQQAIQLGFIPRMTIKHTSTAAGQIFIPVINWALMIAVILLVLVFQRSSNLTAAYGIAVTGAMLIDNFLLAVVLFKLWQWKAPAAIAMLAVFFAIDAAYLGANMTKIPDGGWVPLVMGIAIFTLLTTWSRGRALMRENMAEGTIPLDVFTKSAHSSAARVSGTAIFMASTAAGVPSALLHNIKHNKVLHERVVILTVSIEDVPYVDEGERYSVKDFGNGFYRLTLRFGFLEETDVPGALKGVSMCGEPFNMMKTSFFLSRQTLIPSDKPGMALWREKLFAWMLRNAASAMEFFRLPTNRVVELGSQLKI